One part of the Tindallia californiensis genome encodes these proteins:
- a CDS encoding precorrin-8X methylmutase, producing the protein MEIEWNPEKIEEKSFQIIRSELTEPLSHPEMEDMILRVIHTTADFTYANLLHFHWPEGFRPESVFQPGKKIYTDTRMALSGINKRKLKALGMEGYCLVDDPEVAALAKEQGRTRSALALEKAVEDPDTSIYVFGNAPTALFRLCQLMDRQQITPQLVIGAPVGFVGAAESKEMLLNYDVPSISVQGRKGGSTVAAAMVNALLKRQ; encoded by the coding sequence ATGGAAATCGAATGGAATCCAGAAAAAATTGAAGAAAAAAGCTTTCAGATTATCCGATCAGAGTTAACAGAACCTTTATCGCATCCGGAAATGGAAGATATGATCCTGCGGGTGATTCATACAACGGCGGATTTTACCTACGCAAATTTATTGCATTTTCATTGGCCGGAAGGCTTTCGGCCGGAATCGGTTTTTCAGCCGGGGAAAAAAATATATACAGATACCCGAATGGCTCTTTCCGGGATTAATAAGCGAAAACTAAAAGCTTTGGGCATGGAAGGCTATTGCCTGGTAGATGATCCGGAAGTGGCCGCCTTGGCTAAAGAACAGGGACGCACCCGTTCTGCCCTGGCTCTGGAAAAAGCAGTGGAAGATCCGGACACCAGTATCTATGTATTTGGAAACGCACCAACAGCCCTGTTTCGCTTATGTCAACTGATGGATCGGCAACAAATAACTCCTCAGCTGGTGATCGGTGCCCCCGTAGGATTTGTAGGAGCCGCCGAATCCAAGGAAATGTTACTGAATTACGATGTACCCAGTATTTCCGTCCAGGGCCGAAAAGGTGGCAGTACCGTAGCCGCTGCAATGGTGAACGCACTATTGAAAAGGCAATGA